In a genomic window of Streptococcus oralis subsp. tigurinus:
- a CDS encoding HXXEE domain-containing protein → MAFYLWMFPLLFIFHDMEEIIGLVPWIHLNETLLAQKAPAILKIHKEMTTEGFALAVFEEFILVLSITLLAYFSQSRALELVWLGGFVAFALHLLLHIGQSILLRKYIPALITSILCFPVSAYLITDIVHLWQVSTSEFFLFSLVGSGIVVINLLFALWLGVKYSAWLAHNH, encoded by the coding sequence ATGGCATTTTATCTTTGGATGTTTCCTCTACTTTTTATCTTTCACGATATGGAAGAAATTATCGGTCTTGTCCCTTGGATTCATCTCAACGAAACCTTGCTGGCTCAAAAGGCTCCAGCTATTCTCAAAATCCACAAAGAAATGACAACAGAGGGATTTGCCCTTGCTGTTTTTGAGGAGTTTATTCTTGTCTTATCCATCACTTTATTAGCGTATTTTAGTCAATCTAGAGCGCTCGAATTAGTTTGGTTGGGGGGATTTGTAGCCTTTGCACTCCATCTCTTGCTCCATATTGGACAATCAATTCTTCTCCGTAAGTATATCCCTGCTCTCATCACTTCCATCCTTTGTTTTCCTGTCAGTGCTTATTTGATTACAGACATCGTGCATTTGTGGCAGGTTTCGACTAGCGAATTTTTCCTATTTTCACTGGTCGGTTCAGGCATCGTCGTCATCAATCTCCTCTTTGCTCTCTGGCTTGGGGTAAAGTATTCCGCCTGGCTTGCCCATAACCATTAA
- the rpmG gene encoding 50S ribosomal protein L33 produces MRVNITLEHKESGERLYLTSKNKRNTPDRLQLKKYSPKLRKHVVFTEVK; encoded by the coding sequence ATGCGCGTAAATATTACACTTGAACACAAAGAATCTGGTGAACGCTTGTACCTTACTTCTAAAAACAAACGTAACACTCCAGACCGTCTTCAATTGAAGAAATACTCACCAAAACTTCGCAAACACGTCGTGTTTACAGAAGTGAAATAA
- a CDS encoding helix-turn-helix transcriptional regulator, which produces MGKILTNLKGIREDARMTQQELADKIGVRRETILHLENNRYNPSLEMALKIARVFGMSVEDIFRLNEEV; this is translated from the coding sequence ATGGGAAAAATTCTAACAAACTTAAAAGGCATCCGAGAAGACGCCCGCATGACCCAGCAAGAATTGGCGGATAAGATTGGTGTACGACGGGAAACTATTCTCCACTTGGAGAATAATCGATATAACCCTTCACTTGAAATGGCGCTTAAAATCGCACGTGTCTTTGGCATGTCCGTTGAAGATATTTTCCGCTTAAATGAAGAGGTCTAG
- a CDS encoding transporter: MKLLFRNQAYRLLTLSRFFNAFGASIFNLVFIVYASTLPQASFAVAVANIVMILPTLFTVFVGIRADYTRDKVKWMVYSGLFQAVLFFLVALVVQQASLFAFSSLCLINVISDIISDFAGGLRMPLIKEKVAENDLMEAYSFSQFITYISAIGGQAFGVWLLGLSINNFSLVAGINACFFLVSAAILFLGKSKLSLSISSADGEILKNEKLSIKDQFLTIYRNLRLVFLKSGQKNFGFMLFAVLLINALGGALGGIYNIFFLNHSLLNFSYTEALFIEQSCILLALIVSSLTGNDYFGKQSLPRLMMWATVGLSLVGLANVFNQVVLGLLFLFLTLYVSGKVQPKISAMLMKNLASEVLARTSNFLGLLFTLSIPVGTACFSLVAVWNMQLTWILFVGLSLLAILLTSLNLKNDI, encoded by the coding sequence ATGAAATTATTGTTTAGAAATCAAGCTTATCGACTGTTGACTTTGTCACGATTCTTCAATGCTTTTGGTGCTTCGATTTTTAACCTGGTATTTATCGTCTATGCATCGACCTTGCCACAAGCATCTTTTGCGGTTGCTGTAGCAAATATTGTGATGATTCTTCCGACTCTCTTTACAGTTTTTGTAGGGATTCGGGCAGATTACACGAGGGACAAGGTCAAATGGATGGTCTACAGCGGTTTGTTTCAGGCAGTTTTATTTTTTCTAGTAGCTTTAGTTGTTCAGCAAGCTAGTTTATTTGCCTTTTCTAGCCTGTGTTTAATCAATGTCATTAGTGATATCATCAGTGATTTTGCTGGTGGTTTGCGCATGCCTCTTATTAAGGAAAAGGTAGCTGAAAATGATTTGATGGAGGCTTATTCTTTTTCCCAGTTTATCACCTATATTTCAGCTATTGGTGGTCAAGCTTTCGGAGTCTGGCTCTTAGGGCTATCGATCAATAATTTTTCTCTCGTTGCGGGAATCAATGCCTGTTTTTTCCTAGTATCAGCGGCTATTCTCTTTTTAGGAAAAAGCAAATTAAGCCTGTCGATTTCATCTGCTGATGGTGAAATCCTAAAAAATGAGAAGCTTTCTATCAAAGACCAATTTCTAACGATTTATCGAAATTTACGCCTCGTTTTTCTTAAAAGTGGACAGAAAAACTTTGGTTTTATGCTCTTTGCTGTCTTGCTTATCAATGCCTTGGGTGGTGCTTTGGGAGGCATTTATAATATCTTCTTTTTGAACCATTCTCTTTTAAACTTTTCTTACACAGAGGCGTTATTTATCGAGCAATCCTGTATTTTATTAGCACTTATCGTCAGTAGCCTTACAGGCAATGATTATTTTGGGAAGCAGTCCCTGCCTAGATTGATGATGTGGGCGACCGTAGGACTTAGTTTAGTTGGTCTGGCGAATGTATTCAATCAAGTCGTGCTTGGTTTGCTATTCCTCTTTCTAACTCTGTATGTGTCTGGTAAAGTTCAACCAAAGATTAGTGCCATGCTCATGAAAAATCTAGCTTCAGAGGTTCTAGCTCGCACAAGTAATTTTTTAGGTCTATTGTTTACCTTATCCATACCTGTGGGAACAGCCTGTTTTTCACTTGTAGCCGTATGGAATATGCAGTTGACTTGGATCTTATTTGTTGGTCTTTCTTTGCTGGCTATCCTTTTGACAAGTCTTAATCTCAAAAATGATATTTGA
- a CDS encoding MFS transporter translates to MKNIISDRISNKQIIKDFISNFIGSLSGKSFNFALGLMLLDQTKSAMSFGINMIIYPLVSLIFLVPIGNLVDRYPHKKILIYNFIFRIFTFLLFYAFYFLMDSSSILYLVIPFVILHSITVNISDTCYSASIHELVNDKKIQRLSSVTQTAIAIATMLSPAIGVIFYGWLGFAGFILIEIFANLLSLGVLLSMKFYYEYNEQENKATNCENPLHGIKEIIQFLKENQIVKYIILVSVILNFFYTSISIGVPFVLKEQLLLDNSTVGMLETMAAVGMLLASISMSLLPDKKENNILLSSKITMPLVLLTMAIIGLGITFASTNSQIIISFLGSIFMGIIAFTLVVLNIIVMTYLQSTIETKFLGRVMSTLFTLNTSIMPIGTIVFTYLFQKEVNGGLIFIFGGVTLLIYITIMLPKIFRILRLE, encoded by the coding sequence ATGAAAAATATAATTAGTGACCGTATCTCAAATAAGCAAATTATAAAAGATTTTATTAGCAATTTCATTGGCTCTTTGAGCGGGAAATCTTTCAATTTTGCTTTAGGTTTGATGCTACTGGATCAAACAAAATCTGCAATGAGTTTTGGGATTAATATGATTATTTATCCTTTAGTCAGTTTGATTTTCTTAGTTCCCATTGGTAATCTAGTAGATAGATACCCACACAAGAAAATTTTGATATATAATTTCATCTTTAGAATTTTTACCTTTCTTTTGTTCTATGCTTTTTATTTTCTTATGGATTCTTCGAGTATTTTATACCTAGTAATTCCGTTTGTAATACTTCACTCTATTACAGTAAATATAAGTGATACTTGTTATTCAGCCTCAATTCATGAATTAGTAAATGATAAAAAAATTCAAAGATTAAGTTCTGTTACACAGACTGCCATTGCAATTGCAACCATGCTTTCTCCAGCTATTGGAGTCATTTTTTATGGTTGGTTAGGTTTTGCAGGTTTTATTCTAATTGAAATCTTTGCAAACCTCCTCTCTTTAGGAGTTCTACTTAGTATGAAATTTTACTATGAATATAACGAGCAAGAGAACAAGGCTACGAATTGTGAAAATCCTCTGCATGGAATCAAAGAAATCATTCAATTTCTTAAAGAAAATCAAATTGTAAAATACATTATTCTTGTAAGTGTTATCCTCAATTTTTTCTACACATCTATCAGTATTGGGGTGCCCTTTGTATTAAAAGAGCAACTTCTGTTAGATAACTCGACAGTAGGGATGCTTGAAACTATGGCCGCAGTAGGAATGCTTTTAGCCAGTATTTCAATGTCACTATTGCCAGATAAGAAAGAAAACAACATCTTACTCTCGAGTAAGATAACCATGCCACTTGTTCTCTTAACTATGGCTATTATTGGTTTAGGCATCACATTTGCATCAACTAACTCTCAAATTATTATTTCTTTTCTTGGTAGTATATTTATGGGAATCATAGCGTTTACTCTTGTTGTTTTAAATATTATTGTGATGACTTACCTTCAAAGTACCATCGAAACAAAATTTTTAGGCAGAGTAATGAGTACTTTATTTACACTAAATACATCTATCATGCCGATAGGTACCATAGTATTCACTTATCTTTTTCAAAAAGAAGTGAATGGAGGGTTGATATTCATATTTGGGGGAGTAACCCTCCTAATATATATAACTATAATGTTACCTAAAATTTTTAGAATACTAAGATTAGAGTAA
- the rpmF gene encoding 50S ribosomal protein L32: MAVPARRTSKAKKNKRRTHYKVTAPSVNFDETTGDYSRSHRVSLKGYYKGRKIAKAASAE; encoded by the coding sequence ATGGCAGTACCTGCACGTCGCACTTCAAAAGCGAAGAAAAACAAACGTCGTACACACTACAAAGTAACAGCTCCATCTGTAAACTTTGACGAAACTACTGGAGATTACTCACGTTCTCATCGTGTATCACTTAAAGGATACTACAAAGGACGTAAAATCGCTAAAGCTGCATCAGCTGAATAA
- the rpsD gene encoding 30S ribosomal protein S4, with the protein MSRYTGPSWKQARRLGLSLTGTGKELARRNYVPGQHGPNNRSKLSEYGLQLAEKQKLRFTYGVGEKQFRNLFVQATKIKGGILGFNFMLLLERRLDNVVYRLGLATTRRQARQFVNHGHILVDGKRVDIPSYRVTPGQVISVREKSLKVPAILEAVEATLGRPAFVSFDAEKLEGSLTRLPERDEINPEINEALVVEFYNKML; encoded by the coding sequence ATGTCACGTTATACAGGACCATCTTGGAAACAAGCTCGTCGCCTTGGCCTTTCACTTACAGGTACAGGTAAAGAATTGGCACGTCGTAACTACGTACCAGGACAACACGGACCAAACAACCGTTCTAAATTGTCAGAATATGGTTTGCAATTGGCTGAAAAACAAAAACTTCGTTTCACTTACGGTGTAGGTGAAAAACAATTCCGTAACTTGTTCGTACAAGCTACTAAGATCAAAGGCGGAATCCTAGGTTTCAACTTTATGCTTCTTTTGGAACGTCGTTTGGATAACGTTGTTTACCGTCTTGGTCTTGCGACTACTCGTCGTCAAGCTCGTCAATTCGTAAACCACGGTCACATCCTTGTTGACGGAAAACGCGTTGATATCCCATCATACCGCGTAACTCCAGGTCAAGTGATTTCAGTTCGTGAGAAATCATTGAAAGTTCCAGCTATCCTTGAAGCAGTAGAAGCTACTCTTGGACGTCCAGCATTCGTTTCATTCGACGCTGAAAAATTGGAAGGTTCATTGACTCGCTTGCCAGAACGCGACGAAATCAACCCAGAAATCAACGAAGCACTTGTCGTTGAATTCTACAACAAAATGCTTTAA
- the hisS gene encoding histidine--tRNA ligase — MKLQKPKGTQDILPAESAKWQYVEGFAREIFKRYNYAEVRTPIFEHYEVISRSVGDTTDIVTKEMYDFYDKGDRHITLRPEGTAPVVRSYVENKLFAPEVQKPSKFYYMGPMFRYERPQAGRLRQFHQIGVECFGSSNPATDVETIAMAAHFLKEIGIQGVKLHLNTLGNPESRAAYRQALIDYLTPLKETLSKDSQRRLEENPLRVLDSKEKEDKVAVENAPSILDFLDEESQAHFDAVRQMLENLGVDYLIDTNMVRGLDYYNHTIFEFITEIEGNDLTVCAGGRYDGLVAYFGGPETAGFGFGLGVERLLLILEKQGVALPIENALDVYIAVLGEGANVKALELVQALRQQGFKAERDYLNRKLKAQFKSADVFAAKTLITLGESEVESGQVTVKNNQTREEVQVSLDAISQNFSEIFEKLGF, encoded by the coding sequence ATGAAATTACAAAAACCAAAAGGAACGCAGGATATTTTACCTGCTGAGTCTGCTAAGTGGCAGTACGTTGAGGGCTTTGCCCGTGAAATTTTCAAGCGCTATAACTATGCGGAAGTGCGCACGCCTATTTTTGAGCATTACGAGGTCATCAGCCGCTCTGTCGGAGATACAACGGATATCGTAACCAAGGAAATGTACGATTTTTATGACAAGGGTGACCGCCATATTACCCTCCGTCCAGAAGGAACTGCGCCTGTTGTCCGTTCCTATGTGGAAAATAAACTCTTCGCCCCAGAAGTGCAAAAGCCAAGTAAGTTCTACTATATGGGCCCTATGTTCCGTTATGAGCGTCCACAAGCAGGTCGTTTACGCCAGTTCCACCAGATTGGTGTCGAGTGTTTTGGCTCTAGCAATCCAGCTACCGATGTGGAAACAATCGCTATGGCAGCTCATTTCTTGAAAGAAATCGGCATCCAAGGTGTCAAATTGCATCTTAACACTCTTGGAAATCCTGAGAGTCGTGCGGCTTACCGTCAAGCCTTGATTGATTATTTGACACCGCTCAAGGAGACCTTGTCTAAGGATAGCCAACGTCGTTTGGAGGAAAATCCTCTCCGTGTCTTGGACTCTAAGGAAAAAGAAGACAAGGTGGCAGTAGAAAATGCACCGTCTATCTTGGATTTCCTTGATGAAGAAAGCCAAGCTCATTTTGATGCCGTCCGTCAGATGTTGGAAAATCTGGGTGTAGACTATCTCATCGATACCAATATGGTACGTGGTTTGGACTACTACAACCACACCATTTTCGAGTTTATCACTGAGATTGAGGGCAATGATTTGACAGTCTGTGCGGGTGGTCGTTACGATGGTTTGGTTGCCTACTTTGGTGGTCCTGAAACTGCAGGCTTTGGCTTTGGACTTGGTGTAGAGCGTCTGCTTCTTATCCTTGAAAAGCAAGGTGTGGCCCTCCCTATCGAAAACGCTCTAGATGTCTATATCGCAGTCTTGGGAGAAGGCGCAAATGTTAAGGCCTTGGAATTGGTACAAGCCCTTCGCCAACAAGGATTCAAAGCAGAGCGTGACTACCTTAACCGGAAGCTCAAAGCTCAGTTCAAGTCCGCCGATGTCTTTGCGGCTAAGACTCTCATTACTCTAGGCGAGAGTGAAGTTGAAAGCGGACAAGTGACGGTTAAGAACAACCAAACTCGAGAAGAAGTTCAAGTGTCACTTGATGCTATTAGCCAAAACTTCTCAGAAATCTTTGAAAAATTAGGCTTTTAA
- a CDS encoding CPBP family intramembrane glutamic endopeptidase, translating into MKILKNIGWFLLAVLSFFFGYGLVQSMALSALGLGASIFEVLPLYIVLSGAYVYGVYRWYQTEKVSIQTTVFNRYIWLPTLVLLVAITAQFFLPDDPSVNQQIVSQLTVAQPVFGFFMVVVFAPLTEELIFRGMLARYLFPKQNNSKQTALFLLVSGVLFALIHFPGTLQQFLVYASLGFSLGLAYINRKGLLYSISLHALNNLIGFLMILML; encoded by the coding sequence ATGAAAATACTTAAAAATATTGGCTGGTTTCTTCTAGCTGTTCTATCCTTTTTCTTTGGTTATGGTCTGGTTCAGAGTATGGCTCTGTCAGCTCTTGGACTAGGGGCTTCAATCTTTGAAGTTTTGCCACTTTATATCGTCCTGTCAGGGGCCTATGTTTATGGAGTTTACAGATGGTATCAGACAGAAAAGGTTAGCATCCAGACGACGGTTTTTAATCGTTATATCTGGTTGCCTACTCTGGTTTTGCTAGTGGCGATTACAGCACAGTTCTTTTTGCCAGATGATCCGTCGGTCAATCAACAAATCGTATCACAATTGACAGTTGCTCAGCCTGTATTTGGTTTCTTTATGGTGGTAGTCTTTGCTCCTCTGACGGAAGAACTCATCTTTAGAGGGATGCTGGCGCGCTATCTCTTTCCTAAGCAGAACAACAGCAAACAGACAGCTCTGTTTCTCCTCGTATCAGGTGTGCTTTTTGCCTTGATTCATTTTCCAGGGACTTTACAACAGTTTTTAGTCTATGCTAGTCTGGGTTTTAGTTTAGGGTTGGCTTATATCAATAGGAAAGGCCTTCTTTACAGCATTTCTCTCCACGCTTTGAATAATTTAATCGGCTTTTTGATGATACTCATGCTATAA
- the ilvD gene encoding dihydroxy-acid dehydratase: MTELDTRHRSSVYDSMVKSPNRAMLRATGMTDKDFETPIVGVISTWAENTPCNIHLHDFGKLAKEGVKSAGAWPVQFGTITVADGIAMGTPGMRFSLTSRDIIADSIEAAMGGHNVDAFVAIGGCDKNMPGSMIAIANMDIPAIFAYGGTIAPGNLDGKDIDLVSVFEGIGKWNHGDMTAEDVKRLECNACPGPGGCGGMYTANTMATAIEVLGMSLPGSSSHPAESADKKEDIEAAGRAVVKMLELGLKPSDILTREAFEDAITVTMALGGSTNATLHLLAIAHAANVDLSLEDFNTIQERVPHLADLKPSGQYVFQDLYEVGGVPAVMKYLLANGFLHGDRITCTGKTVAENLADFADLTSGQKVIMPLENPKRADGPLIILNGNLAPDGAVAKVSGVKVRRHVGPAKVFDSEEDAIQAVLTDEIVDGDVVVVRFVGPKGGPGMPEMLSLSSMIVGKGQGDKVALLTDGRFSGGTYGLVVGHIAPEAQDGGPIAYLRTGDIVTVDQDTKEISMAVSEEELEKRKTETTLPPLYSRGVLGKYAHIVSSASRGAVTDFWNMDKSGKK; this comes from the coding sequence ATGACAGAATTAGATACACGTCACCGCAGTAGCGTTTATGACAGCATGGTTAAATCACCAAACCGTGCTATGCTTCGTGCGACTGGTATGACAGATAAGGACTTTGAAACACCGATTGTGGGAGTGATTTCAACTTGGGCGGAAAATACACCATGTAACATTCACTTGCATGATTTTGGGAAATTGGCTAAAGAAGGTGTCAAATCTGCGGGCGCTTGGCCGGTACAGTTTGGAACCATTACCGTAGCAGACGGGATCGCTATGGGAACGCCTGGGATGCGTTTCTCTCTAACATCTCGCGATATCATTGCGGACTCAATCGAAGCGGCAATGGGTGGTCACAATGTGGATGCCTTTGTGGCTATCGGTGGCTGTGACAAGAACATGCCTGGTTCTATGATTGCCATTGCCAATATGGATATCCCGGCTATTTTCGCTTATGGGGGAACCATTGCGCCTGGAAATCTTGATGGCAAAGACATCGACTTGGTTTCGGTATTTGAAGGAATCGGTAAGTGGAACCACGGTGACATGACAGCTGAGGACGTGAAGCGTCTCGAATGCAATGCCTGCCCTGGCCCTGGTGGCTGTGGTGGTATGTATACAGCTAATACCATGGCGACTGCTATCGAAGTTCTAGGGATGAGTTTGCCAGGATCATCCTCTCACCCAGCTGAATCAGCTGATAAGAAAGAAGATATCGAAGCAGCAGGACGTGCTGTTGTTAAGATGTTGGAGCTTGGCCTCAAACCATCAGATATCTTGACTCGTGAAGCTTTTGAAGATGCCATTACAGTAACCATGGCTCTCGGTGGGTCAACCAATGCCACTCTTCACTTGCTTGCCATTGCCCATGCGGCTAATGTTGACTTGTCACTTGAGGACTTCAATACGATCCAAGAACGTGTGCCTCACTTGGCTGACTTGAAACCATCTGGTCAGTATGTCTTCCAAGATCTCTACGAAGTCGGTGGAGTTCCAGCGGTTATGAAATATCTCTTGGCGAATGGTTTCCTCCACGGAGACCGTATCACATGTACTGGTAAGACTGTCGCTGAAAACTTGGCTGACTTTGCAGACCTTACATCAGGTCAAAAAGTCATCATGCCACTTGAAAATCCAAAACGTGCAGATGGACCGCTGATCATCTTGAACGGGAACCTTGCCCCTGATGGTGCGGTTGCTAAAGTATCAGGTGTTAAAGTGCGTCGCCACGTTGGACCAGCTAAGGTCTTTGACTCAGAAGAAGATGCGATTCAGGCCGTTCTGACAGACGAAATCGTTGATGGCGATGTAGTCGTTGTCCGTTTCGTTGGACCTAAGGGTGGTCCTGGTATGCCTGAGATGCTGTCACTTTCATCCATGATCGTTGGTAAAGGTCAAGGAGACAAGGTTGCCCTCTTGACGGATGGCCGTTTCTCTGGTGGTACTTATGGTCTGGTTGTTGGACATATCGCCCCTGAAGCTCAGGATGGTGGACCAATTGCTTACCTTCGTACAGGTGATATCGTTACGGTTGACCAAGATACCAAAGAAATTTCTATGGCCGTATCCGAAGAAGAACTTGAAAAACGCAAGACAGAAACAACCTTGCCACCACTTTACAGCCGTGGTGTCCTTGGCAAATATGCCCACATTGTATCATCTGCTTCACGCGGAGCCGTGACAGATTTCTGGAATATGGACAAGTCAGGTAAAAAATAA
- the aspS gene encoding aspartate--tRNA ligase codes for MKRSMYAGRVREEHIGQEITLKGWVGRRRDLGGLIFIDLRDREGIMQLVINPEKVSAEVMATAESLRSEFVIEVTGQVVAREQANDKLPTGVVELNVTALTVLNTAKTTPFEIKDGIEANDDTRLRYRYLDLRRPEMLENLKLRAKVTHSIRNYLDELEFIDVETPFLSKSTPEGARDYLVPSRVNKGHFYALPQSPQITKQLLMNAGFDRYYQIVKCFRDEDLRGDRQPEFTQVDLETSFLTEQEIQDITEGLIARVMKETKGIEVTLPFPRMKYDDAMDLYGSDKPDTRFDMLLQDLTEAVKGVDFKVFSEAPAVKAIVVKGAADNYSRKDIDKMTEVAKQYGAKGLAWVKVVDGELNGPVAKFLTGIQAELTAALGLEDKDLVLFVADTLEVANATLGALRGRIAKELDLIDNDQFNFLWVVDWPMFEWSEEEGRYMSAHHPFTLPQEETVHELEGDLAKVRAIAYDIVLNGYELGGGSLRINQKDLQERMFKALGFSAEEANDQFGFLLEAMDYGFPPHGGLAIGLDRFVMLLAGEENIREVIAFPKNNKATDPMTQAPSTVALKQLEELSLQVEEDETSKTN; via the coding sequence ATGAAACGTAGTATGTATGCTGGTCGTGTTCGTGAGGAACACATCGGACAAGAAATTACTTTGAAAGGATGGGTTGGCCGTCGTCGTGACTTGGGTGGTTTGATCTTTATCGACCTTCGTGACCGTGAAGGGATTATGCAGTTGGTTATCAACCCTGAAAAAGTATCTGCAGAGGTTATGGCAACAGCTGAAAGCCTTCGTAGCGAATTTGTCATTGAGGTGACTGGACAAGTCGTAGCGCGTGAACAAGCCAATGATAAGTTGCCAACTGGTGTGGTTGAGTTGAACGTGACAGCTTTGACAGTGCTTAATACAGCTAAAACAACGCCTTTTGAGATTAAAGATGGGATTGAGGCCAATGACGATACACGTTTGCGTTACCGTTACCTTGACCTTCGTCGTCCAGAGATGTTGGAAAATCTCAAACTTCGTGCCAAGGTGACCCACTCTATCCGTAATTACTTGGATGAGTTGGAGTTTATCGATGTGGAGACGCCATTCCTTTCTAAATCAACGCCAGAAGGGGCGCGCGACTATTTGGTGCCATCTCGTGTCAATAAAGGGCATTTCTACGCTCTTCCTCAGAGCCCACAAATCACGAAACAGCTCTTGATGAATGCTGGTTTCGACCGCTATTACCAAATCGTCAAATGTTTCCGTGATGAGGACTTGCGTGGTGACCGTCAGCCTGAGTTCACCCAGGTCGACTTGGAAACGTCTTTCCTTACGGAGCAAGAGATCCAAGATATCACAGAAGGCTTGATTGCGCGCGTGATGAAAGAAACCAAAGGCATCGAAGTAACGCTTCCATTTCCTCGTATGAAATACGATGATGCGATGGATCTTTACGGTTCTGATAAGCCTGATACCCGTTTTGATATGTTGCTTCAGGACTTGACAGAAGCGGTTAAAGGTGTTGATTTCAAAGTCTTTTCAGAAGCACCTGCCGTTAAAGCCATTGTGGTCAAAGGCGCAGCAGATAACTACTCACGTAAAGACATCGACAAGATGACCGAAGTAGCCAAGCAGTACGGTGCCAAAGGTCTTGCTTGGGTCAAGGTTGTTGATGGAGAATTAAACGGACCAGTTGCCAAATTCTTGACTGGTATCCAAGCAGAATTGACTGCAGCACTTGGTCTTGAAGATAAGGATTTAGTTCTATTTGTGGCGGATACGCTTGAGGTAGCTAATGCAACACTAGGTGCCCTTCGTGGCCGTATCGCCAAAGAGCTTGACTTGATTGATAACGATCAATTCAATTTCCTTTGGGTGGTTGACTGGCCAATGTTTGAATGGTCTGAAGAAGAAGGTCGTTACATGAGCGCCCACCATCCATTCACTCTTCCACAGGAAGAGACAGTCCACGAACTAGAAGGTGATTTGGCTAAGGTTCGTGCCATTGCTTACGATATCGTCTTGAACGGTTATGAACTTGGTGGTGGTAGTCTTCGTATCAATCAAAAAGACCTTCAAGAACGCATGTTCAAGGCTCTTGGTTTCTCAGCTGAAGAAGCAAATGATCAGTTTGGCTTCCTTCTTGAAGCCATGGACTATGGTTTCCCACCACACGGTGGTTTGGCGATCGGTCTTGACCGTTTTGTCATGCTCTTAGCAGGAGAAGAAAACATTCGTGAAGTCATTGCCTTTCCTAAGAACAATAAGGCAACCGACCCAATGACACAAGCTCCATCAACAGTCGCTCTCAAACAACTAGAGGAACTCAGCTTACAAGTAGAAGAAGATGAAACAAGCAAAACGAATTAA
- a CDS encoding metal-sulfur cluster assembly factor: MRDDIKINDRALALQDQIIEKLEKVFDTDVELDVYNLGLIYEINLDETGLCKIVMTFTDTACDCAESLPIEIVAGLKQIEGIEDVKVEVTWSPAWKITRISRYGRIALGLPPR; the protein is encoded by the coding sequence ATGAGAGACGATATCAAAATCAATGACCGCGCTTTGGCCTTACAAGACCAAATTATCGAAAAACTAGAGAAGGTTTTTGATACAGATGTGGAATTGGATGTTTACAATCTAGGATTGATTTATGAAATCAATCTGGACGAAACGGGTCTCTGCAAGATTGTCATGACCTTCACTGATACTGCCTGTGATTGCGCCGAAAGCCTGCCTATCGAAATCGTCGCAGGTCTGAAACAAATCGAGGGTATCGAAGATGTCAAGGTTGAAGTTACCTGGTCGCCTGCCTGGAAGATCACACGAATCAGTCGCTACGGCCGTATTGCCCTTGGACTGCCACCTCGTTAA